GAGTTCAAAAAGACACGGTCAACTGCCAAGCTCGCTTCGAAGGCCCAAAGGATTTTTGAAGAATTCATTGATGTGCAAGCACCACGAGAGGTATGTTGATACGAGGCATGCTTATTTGGTGGCATGGGTTTCTGAGCTGCAGTTCTTGCTATGAGGATTCTAGCAAAGTCTGTCTACCCATCATGTGTCATTCTTTCTAAGATTGTAGATCCTCATTCTGGTATGAGCCCAAGAAGCTCTTATGCCACCCTCATCAGTGAGTGGGCTGCCCAAGCTGTTAAAAATATTGACTGTAATTAGTATATTGTCTTATCCTGAATGGTTATCCAAGGAAATCAAATTGTATGCGTATATCCCACCCCTGTGTTATATACATGCTAACCTTGTGAGGTAGTTTGGGTTGAGACATAAGTCATTGGCTTGTAGTCACCCAGCAGCTTCTCGGTCAAGCAGAGATTCTTCGCCCAGATctttccttcagcaccacagtGGCATAGCGGAAATAGCTGGAGCATGTTGCATAAACAGGTCCTCTCCAGCATGAAGGAGGCAAACATGACAAAAGGAGACACATACACCAGATCATGTATATGTTGGCCTGTAGGTCTAGGAATTACTGGCAGTTCAGAGTTTCTCCCAGAGTTGAAAGCTATTCCCCCGTTACAAACCACAGTCTTTCCCACGGGACTGCACAGCTACTAGAACATTTCCCACCTTTCAGCATGCTATAGTAACTGTGATGTGGGCTGGTGTGATCTGAGCCCAGATCTGTATTCAGGCATAAAGGCTCACCAGCTGTTCTTTCAAAAGTCAGCCAAGCCATTGTGAGGACAGTGTGGGATTGCTCTGGGtagcttatttttaaaagtgatggaGAAAAAGTGTGGTAAATACAGTTTTCTGAAACATGAAAGTAATCTTCATCAAAGTAAGCTCCTTCAGCCTCTTTGTTCATACCATACTATGAAGCAGCAGGATGGAGTAACACTTAATGACTGCAGAGCAAAAAATTCACAAATTTAGCTGTGTAACTCTGTGGATTGGTATGGGTTGCAATAGTGTGCACTTAGCTGAAAGTTAGCCCCACTGGACACACGGGGATCTAATTCCAAGAAAACATGCATAGGAAGGAAGAGCAGGTCCTTCATGACTCATTAGGAGGCTCAGATCACACAGAAAGTCATTTTCTGCTCTGGGCAGAGATTatagaatcaaattcccaatcgtTTGTTCTTTTACTGATCTAAAGTAAATGAATATCACAAGCAAGTAAGCAAAGCTTTCAAAAGcttgctggagaattctgggagctctagTTTAAAAAGCAACTTATTTAAACTCTGCAGGAAAGCCAGCACATTTTGGGGTTGGTTCAATatacagttttttttccagttgagcCAACTTTCTAGCCCACCCAACTTTCTCCTGCTTTCACCTGCCACGTTCTGTCATGCTAACACATGCACCTACCCAGACCCAGATAGCATTGGATCAAATGTATTCTGCATTCACTTTTCTGTTGAAAAATAGTGAAGTGATTGTAACAGGGTGACAACATCTGAGTATTTGTTCTGAGTAAAGAAGGTTGTAGAAGCAAGAACAGCTCCCACATAAAACACCTTCATGTTTTCTCCCCCTCAGGTTAACATAGACTTCCAGACTCGGGAGGTGACAAGAAGGAACATCCAAGAGCCCTCACCATCATGTTTTAACCAGGCCCAGGGGAAAATCTACAACCTTATGGAAAAAGACTCTTATCCCAGGTTCCTGAGGTCCAAAATTTACGCAGACCTGCTGTCTCAAACCCAGAGGAGGCTCAGCTAGAACAGGGACGGGTGGGTAGGAGCTGCCCCTCCTTAGACACGATGAGGTCTCTGCACCAGCCAAATTCATTCCCATACGTGAAATTTAAGTTCATTGGTGTTATCACAGCAGTAGAATGAGGTGGGGAATGGAACAGAAGAAGCATGGAGGGacaggggctgtgtgtgtgtatgtagaaTATTTGACATCACAAGTCCAGTGTACACAAATGTCTTGGTTTTTATTTGAAGCACAGGTATACAAACAGCAGTGAAACTGTTTCCAGTTGATCCTCCTTTCAGGAGCATAACATCTGCTGTATATTTTAATGGTCAATTTTGGTAATCATAAAGCCAGGCTTCCTAAAATTTTACTATATCAGGCTAATTCGCAAACAAACATCAGAGTCAGGCCATGGGCATCAAAAGCACAGCCATACCAAGTACCTGCTAGATCAGCTAGGACAGGGGTCTAGCCCTTGTCAGCAAACTCCATAAATCACTGGCTGGAAGTTCAAAGAACCTGGTAGACAGAACAGTCCAGATTGCATCTACGTATTCATCATTAACCAGAATCAGAACAAGATACAGGGCAGTAGCAAGCAAACGAAGAGATAGGCAGACCTGTGGCGGTTGTAGAATGGCAAGGAAGGCCAAAAGTTTGCGCTGCTTCAGGTCTGGCCTGAGACCCTTGGAATCGAGATTGGGAGAAGGAACAAGAAAGTCAACGCCAGACATTTTGAATTTCCTGAAGGCAGAGGAAGAAGTGGCTCTCAAAATCCACCTAAATCAAGTTACAGAGTATctaaagccagccaagttattttgtcATACAATCAGATAAAAATCTCAAAAGCTCCTTTCCTCAATCCTGGTAGTTAAAACAGAACAACAAATTAAATGGTTAAGTGTTTGACCGCTTGCTCTGTCTCAGGATAGGGCTGGCCCCAAGGAACAGTCTATCTTGGGATTATGCTAAGCAGAACTTTTAGGGGAGAGTATATATACAGCCACCTCTCCCTCTACTTTGcagtttatttattacttatttatttaaactttttaaaatcagtctttctccttaaaaaggacccaaggtggcttaacaacaattaaaagacagtatctaAGTGAGTatacagtgagtatacaatactaaaaggatcaatgaattaataccaaaaaaaacatacacataaGCACCATCAAAAGACATTCAGcgcagtaaggtacaacagtccgttttttaaaaatccgCTTGGCAGCCTTTTACTCAAGGAAAGCTTGACTGCAGAGACAGGTCTTTAccagcttgcagaaggatagtAAAGATGAGGACCAGCTtagcttcccgtgggagggagttccagagtctgggagcagcaacagagaaggccctctcccatgtccccgcCAACCGcacctgtgagagtggtggggCCGAgcgaaaggcctcccctgatgatcttaaaacccaaGCTGGCTCAAAAAAGGGAAATGCAGGCCTTGAATTTACCAAAAGGAGCTTACAGATAAGAAAGttctggattcaaatccagggAAGCTCTGACAGGATGTTGCATAGTATCTTTTCACAATATGTTTGGATGCCATCCTACTGATGTAGTAGGGTAAAATTATGAACTACTGACCAACTTTGACAATCTTCTGATCTGCTGCTGGAGACAAGGACATGACAGAGTTCAAGCTGTAGGAGACTGGAATTTGCTTCAGGAGCTAGAGCAAGTCTAGGTCAAAACAGAACAACACACAATCAGCTCCTCTTCTGTGAATTTTTAACAACATGATCTGAAATAATCTCTGTCCTTTTGTCCTTCTACATAGAATACAGGTCAAATTCACAGGTCATATTTTGTCTTCTATTTCATGCAAAATTTGAACAGAGTTCTCTTCCATAACCACACTTTATTAGGAATAtcaaggtatttttaaaattatatttaaaggtAGGAACTAAAGATGCAACAAAAGAAGATACCCCTCTAGAATCAAATTCATTTCTTCATGTTCCCTGATAGTAAGGGTAGTCCTGGAAAATTAAGTATCTCCAAAAAGGTCAAAACTGAAGGATCATTCAAGTACAGATTGGGCCTCCTGTTCTTATGAGTAATAATGGCCAGCTCTGGTCTGGGACAAAAGGGTCAACAATCCAATATACCAAAATTCTACAAAAGCATTCAGAAAAAGCGACATCAGCCCAACCTGCctcttccagatattttgaacaACAAGCTCCATCATTCCTTATTTCTTGCCCTGACAgttgggctgatgggagttggagtccagtgCATCTGGAGATCACTGTTAAGAAAGCCTATTTTAAAAGGAAGTCTAGGAATGACAACTCCCTAGACAACAAAGAAAATTGCCATTCTCCTGCTCTCATGCACCAATGGACAAAAGTGGCACCAAATATACCACCATTGTTATTTATATTCATTGCTGACTGTTATTTATTATTCACTGATTCATGTTGGTGCTCtgcaaacatacaaaaacatgcaGATCCTGCTCAAAGGGAACCTACTTAGGgagaaaaacacaaatgaaaatccaAGTCTTGCAACTCATAGTGTGTGAATATATAGACATAGATATTTGATATTACGCAGCACATGTTTATCTACTCTTAATCCAGCAGCATGCTATGTATATGCATATGATGTATTTTAGTACCTAAGACACACAGCTTAAAATAGACTTCCTGCAGACATCTGCTGTGTCGTAATGCTACCAAACTCTGCAAAGAACAAATATTTAAGGACATACTTTGTAATCGGGGAATAGGGTGGGGAATTTATGCAATAAGGTGAGCTTAAGGAAATAGGGTCATAATGCTGATGAGTGCAAGACAGGTGAACTGCACTGCTTTCTATCTCTGTCACAACATACTTGTTTTGTCCTTCCAAATATGAAGCACAGAGAACTGTAAGGCAGAAAATGGTTTCCATTATATGGCAAAAAGTCTGTATTGCTTTTGCTACCTTTGTGATAGACTCACCTTATTTTGGAGCTTCCTAAATTTTCAGTTCAGCAATAAACTAGGTCTGTGAAAGATCTTTCCCAGGTCTAGATCTTTCACATGCCCAAGGCTCAAGTAAAAAGCTCAAGACATCTGATAGGGTCACAGCCAGAAATTCAAATTGTATTCCTTGCGGTGAAATGAGATTATGCTAACTTTCCTTTGTTGCCTTTGAGAGCTCCCACAACATTTGCAGCCAGAGGTATACGGGGAGGTCAGAACATGATAAAGTAGAAACAGAGGTGGGCTTAAAAGGAGTGGATGCACACTGGATGTCTGTTTACTGCTTTCAAAACTTCTGTACAGGCATACTCTGAGAACGTAAAGAAAACCCGCCAATAGGATTTCCTCAACAAACACATTTACTGGCAGTTTCACACCTGTGCTAAAGTAGCAGAGTACTTCCTGACTCCCATGTTAAATGCCTACCTTATAGCTGGCCCACAGATGTAGTAAGATCCTATGAAGTAGCAAAAACAGTCAATCAGCCGTGGTGTGTAGCCTTTTCTGACCTTCTACCACAGCAGCATGAATGGGAGAAGGGAGCTGCCTATGTGAATGTTCCACAGAGAAAACAAGGCAGGCACAATCAAAGAAGGTGCTAGTCTAGAATTGTTTCTATAGCACTGCAAGTAGTCTTTTAATTTATCCAAGATTCAATCCATTAAATGCTGTCTGTGTGGcacaaaccggggggggggaggaatcattGGATTCTGCTGCCTTTATAGATGTGCTGCTAGTTTGACCTGAACTGCCCCATGTAGGCAGGACAAAGGGGAAGGCTGAGGCATGGGGATGTgcagaaagggaaggaggaagggtaGAGTTCCTGGTGCAGCTCTCCTCAAACTGACCCCCTCCAGATTTGTGGGGTTACAGCTACTATCGTCCCTGGCACTGTTAACCTCAGCTGTGCCATCTGAGTGGCTGAAGTTGTGGTCCAACACTTCTGCAGGGTACCATGTTGTGACCCTAAGGAAACAGCCTCCAGCCATTCTGAGGACAGAAGGCTTTTCTGGATTGCTTTGGAGAATCGGCATTAAGCTGTACCTTCTACAAGGGCTTATTATTGTCTTCTTTATGGCCCTCCCACAAATAACAGGCTTTTAGGCATGGACATGGGAGATAGGCTGGTACCTGACACTCCAGACCAGCAGCTCTTGTGGCCTTCTTTGCAAAACTGTTCCATGGGCACTAGTATCATCTTCCTCTTGCTCTTCGACAGTTGCTTTACCTTGTAGTCAGTGGGCTTAATTCTGAGTACAGAAATGCATAGGCTTCTGCTCTTAGCCGCCCAAGCATTCACGGTTATGCTAGCAATATtgactttttaatttcttccataGAGACTGTAGAACTGTAGCACAAACTTCCTGCCTGCATGCTATATTTTCTTTCAGACCCAAGGCTCAAGTAAAAAGTTTCAGTAATATTGATAAAGTAGAATGAGAGGAAACTTCACGTTTGACATTATAATTAGTTTTGGTGTTCGTTTTTATGTCTGAAAgatccctcttcctccctccctctctccctctctccctctctttctcatttttgAAGTGAAAATAGCCTGACCATTTACAGTCACGTTTTAATGGAGGAAATTGCCATCCATTATTGGACTGTCAGGACAAAATCACAGCCTCATGGGTACAAAAATAGACGAGTGATGAATACTTTGCTCTCATATTAATACAGCTGAGGAAATGGAAATTGGACCTCAATTACTGCAATATCCTCTAGTATCCCATATTTTGTCAAAGATAAGTATccagttcattgtccctcaggCAATCCAAGgagaaaatattatttcaaaactGTCATAGCCTAAAGGTATTAAAAGAAAGTCATGTGATTATTTACTGCATTAGGCACTTAATGTTGTGTTTGCGTCAGACTCCAGAATTACAAGAATCAACAGACATTTTAAACGAGGACACGGGACACACAAGAAGCACTTGCCCATTCAAGATCCAGAGGCGGCCTAGCAGCTCACTGAAAGGGTTCTGGTGCTGCGCCCACCACTCCCTTTTCACAAACAAGCTTCAGGCACATGCAGCAACTTGCCATGGAAAATCTTTAGCAGTTCCTGTAAATGCACGTGCACACATATAAATGCACTTGTGCACGTGCGTGCACACCCCCCACTGAATGCTAGTTCTGTTTGCAATTTTATGTTAGGGGCATTTGAGAAATTCGGTCTTTGTCCATTCTGATATGAACTGTACTGGTCTGCACCTCCCAAACACGTAACTCCTAAAAATCTTGGAAAAATTACTGGGAGTTGGAGCTTTGCAAGCAATCAGACAGAAAAGCAGGTTGTCACTACTTTTGCACTGACTGAATGCTCCAACAAAGTTCTTGGTTCAAAAGACATATCAAAATATGTTTAAAAGGCATATTAGAAGAGACAATAGTTTTGACATGtttattttcagagaaaataaTCTTAGGAATGTCAAATTTTCAtgcttctttaaaagaaagaaaaccaaccAACAACAGAGTAATATAAAAATTGGATGGAAGAAACTCCTGTGTACTGTAGTGGGGTCAAGGCTAATTGAGTGGAAGCCCCAAAACTTTTCAAGGAGCAGAAGTTGTGCCACCTCCACAGGATTCCCTGTTTCCTCTCAGTTGAACTGCAATCATCTGAGGAGCTGTAAGAGAAATGGACTTTCCCAggaacaatatattgttgcaagccGTCTCTGCAGTCATGTGAAGTATATGAGGCTGAGTtcatcttgaatgggcaatttagAGCCATTTACAAACTATATTGTCCTCAATTGTTGATTCCATCTGTCCAGCATCCTACATGTTTGGACTCTCCTTACAGTGTGAGGTGGCTATGATGACGCTCACAGTGAGCGCCTGCACCTCCACATTTTGCATTACTTTGCTActtgtatgtgcacacacacaaaagtgacTCGAAATAGCCTGATTCACCTAGTCTTACTTGACATAATGGGGTTCTGTGATACATAAGCTGTCCTTTTCTTCTGCCATAAAGAACAAAAGTCCTTAAAATAATTTGAGAAGTAAATATGCAAATgttaaacaacaaaaaggcatCAAGGTGGGTTCTCTCTTAATAATGCAATCTCTCAAGCTGCAGTTTAATCAAGTGCGTAGATGGCTGAATTGATCCATCTCTGTTCGCAATCCAGTGTACTTCAGTACAGAATTGTTTTTGTGTCTTATGCTGTATTAAGGTAGAATGTTTTATAAATATGCCTGTGGGATGTTACGTTGCATTTTGTGTTCACCATTTGGTAAACAGGACTTGTAAAGTTCCACTAGGCTTCCTGTTCCAGCAGCATATCAAGCCCACTGAACTGAGTATTCCTTGaacaaaagacaaataaaacaaTCGCAACATACAGAGCAATATCAAGCATACCTCATGACAGTCCATGAGTGCCTCTCTCACGTCTGATGTTTTTTCATTCTGTAAACCTCTTCCGTTCCTTTCTTCCGCCTTTCCACCACCAGCGAAGGGCTACAGCAATTTTCATACTGCCTCTCTTCCTCTATAACTATTGGCAACATCAATTTA
This sequence is a window from Pogona vitticeps strain Pit_001003342236 chromosome 4, PviZW2.1, whole genome shotgun sequence. Protein-coding genes within it:
- the LOC110077063 gene encoding regulator of G-protein signaling 8 isoform X6, coding for MATLLMLNRRLSTEEATRWADSFDVLLSHKYGVAAFRAFLKTEFSEENLEFWLACEEFKKTRSTAKLASKAQRIFEEFIDVQAPREVNIDFQTREVTRRNIQEPSPSCFNQAQGKIYNLMEKDSYPRFLRSKIYADLLSQTQRRLS
- the LOC110077063 gene encoding regulator of G-protein signaling 8 isoform X5 is translated as MATLLMLNRNRGMRTRLGCLSHKSDSCSDFTAILPDKPNRALKLSTEEATRWADSFDVLLSHKYGVAAFRAFLKTEFSEENLEFWLACEEFKKTRSTAKLASKAQRIFEEFIDVQAPREVNIDFQTREVTRRNIQEPSPSCFNQAQGKIYNLMEKDSYPRFLRSKIYADLLSQTQRRLS
- the LOC110077063 gene encoding regulator of G-protein signaling 8 isoform X4, yielding MATLLMLNRNRGMRTRLGCLSHKSDSCSDFTAILPDKPNRALKRLSTEEATRWADSFDVLLSHKYGVAAFRAFLKTEFSEENLEFWLACEEFKKTRSTAKLASKAQRIFEEFIDVQAPREVNIDFQTREVTRRNIQEPSPSCFNQAQGKIYNLMEKDSYPRFLRSKIYADLLSQTQRRLS